One Mucilaginibacter ginkgonis genomic region harbors:
- a CDS encoding complex I subunit 1/NuoH family protein has product MGSYAIFFGVAIGLFAFAATFALFAVYAERKLSAFIQDRIGPNVTGKYGTLQTIADILKLIQKEMIDPAAVDKCLYALAPAIIFIAVYLGFAALPWAPGLVPSKINIGLYYIFGIISIETLGILMAGWGSNNKYSILGAMRSAAQIISYEIPAGFALIAAVVICGSLDLQAISTQQGIITQEHIKFLGIWDVTGMGGILAWNVFRAPHLLVAFVIYFIASLAESNRAPFDIPEAESELVSGFHTEYTGMRFGLIFLAEYSMMFLVSMVGVILFWGSWNTPLPNLGTMQLAAWTTGAVWGIFWIFTKTLLLVALQIWIRWTLPRLRVDQLMNLSWKILTPLAFLCMIASALWRVYVMN; this is encoded by the coding sequence TTGGGTAGCTATGCAATATTCTTCGGCGTTGCCATAGGTTTGTTCGCTTTTGCGGCAACGTTCGCGTTATTTGCTGTATATGCCGAAAGAAAATTGTCGGCCTTTATTCAGGATAGGATAGGCCCCAATGTTACCGGGAAATATGGCACGCTGCAAACTATCGCAGATATTCTGAAACTTATACAAAAAGAAATGATAGATCCTGCAGCCGTCGACAAATGTCTGTATGCGTTGGCACCTGCCATTATCTTTATTGCTGTATATCTGGGTTTCGCAGCTTTACCGTGGGCACCAGGCCTGGTTCCGTCTAAAATCAATATCGGGCTTTATTACATTTTCGGCATTATATCAATCGAAACGCTTGGCATACTTATGGCCGGTTGGGGATCAAACAATAAATACTCGATACTTGGCGCTATGCGGTCTGCCGCGCAAATTATCTCATACGAGATTCCGGCAGGGTTCGCGCTTATTGCAGCAGTTGTAATTTGCGGGTCTTTGGATTTACAGGCAATCTCAACGCAACAGGGGATCATAACTCAAGAACACATCAAATTCTTAGGCATTTGGGACGTAACCGGCATGGGGGGGATTTTGGCCTGGAATGTTTTTCGCGCACCGCATTTGCTTGTAGCATTCGTGATATACTTCATTGCATCCCTGGCCGAAAGTAACCGTGCGCCGTTTGATATCCCCGAAGCCGAATCTGAGTTGGTATCCGGTTTTCACACCGAGTATACGGGCATGCGTTTCGGCCTGATATTCCTGGCAGAGTACTCTATGATGTTTTTGGTATCAATGGTAGGTGTGATCCTTTTTTGGGGATCGTGGAATACGCCGTTGCCAAATCTTGGAACAATGCAACTAGCGGCCTGGACAACGGGCGCTGTTTGGGGTATCTTCTGGATATTTACTAAAACGTTGCTACTGGTGGCATTGCAAATATGGATACGCTGGACTTTACCCAGATTGCGTGTAGACCAACTAATGAATTTAAGCTGGAAGATATTAACGCCGCTGGCATTTTTGTGTATGATAGCATCTGCACTGTGGCGGGTATATGTAATGAACTAA
- a CDS encoding OmpH family outer membrane protein: MKKLLLTLFITFSAIAGAFAQRFAYVDSEYILKHIPEYAASQKQLAAMQEQWQKEVDGRFGEIDRLYKAYQADQVLMTADMKKRRENEIVEKEKAAKDFQRSKFGPEGELAAKSTQLIKPIQERVAKAIQAIAENDNIDMIFDKNSEVTMLYASPRYDKSADVITRLGLKPGVFAK; this comes from the coding sequence ATGAAAAAATTACTGTTAACCCTATTTATTACATTTAGTGCTATTGCCGGCGCCTTTGCGCAACGTTTCGCTTACGTAGATTCTGAGTATATTTTAAAACACATACCAGAATATGCTGCGTCGCAAAAGCAATTGGCTGCCATGCAAGAGCAGTGGCAAAAAGAAGTTGATGGTCGTTTCGGCGAGATAGACCGTCTATACAAAGCTTATCAGGCAGATCAGGTTTTAATGACCGCTGACATGAAGAAACGCCGCGAGAATGAGATCGTGGAAAAGGAAAAAGCAGCTAAGGATTTCCAGCGTTCTAAGTTCGGTCCAGAGGGCGAGTTGGCTGCTAAAAGTACACAGTTGATAAAACCAATTCAAGAGCGGGTTGCGAAAGCCATTCAGGCCATTGCAGAGAACGATAATATCGATATGATTTTCGACAAAAACAGCGAAGTGACCATGCTTTATGCCAGCCCCCGTTATGATAAAAGCGCCGACGTTATTACCCGTTTAGGCCTTAAGCCGGGCGTATTTGCCAAATAA
- a CDS encoding OmpH family outer membrane protein codes for MKKLLKVVLVAGFVLLAGNFAKAQSKVGYLSFNAIVDQMPETKTLQKQVQDYQQQFITVLQGMQTELQTKGAAFESEQAKMTDAVRTQRTSELQELQKRIQDYQNQASQKVQDKSAELGKPLFDKVRGAIAGVAKEKGYTLVIDTSAGEPLYSQPTDDLSAAVKLKLGLK; via the coding sequence ATGAAAAAACTATTGAAGGTTGTTTTAGTAGCAGGTTTTGTATTGCTTGCCGGAAACTTTGCAAAGGCGCAATCAAAAGTAGGTTACTTAAGCTTCAACGCTATTGTTGACCAAATGCCTGAAACAAAAACCTTGCAAAAACAGGTTCAGGACTATCAGCAACAATTTATAACAGTATTGCAAGGCATGCAAACCGAATTGCAGACTAAGGGTGCTGCTTTTGAATCTGAGCAAGCAAAAATGACTGATGCTGTCCGTACCCAAAGAACATCAGAATTGCAAGAACTACAAAAACGTATACAAGATTACCAAAACCAGGCTTCTCAAAAAGTGCAGGACAAATCTGCCGAGTTGGGTAAACCTTTGTTTGATAAAGTAAGAGGCGCAATTGCCGGTGTTGCTAAAGAAAAAGGTTATACCCTGGTAATCGATACCAGCGCTGGTGAGCCTCTGTATTCACAACCAACTGACGATCTTAGCGCAGCGGTTAAATTGAAATTAGGTTTAAAATAA
- a CDS encoding 4Fe-4S binding protein, with the protein MAGICNELRLIGKPLNGLLTAWKGLSLTIQHAFGFKKRETAFVSEPNYFDKQNGTATIEYPAQKLPVPEVGRYQLDVEMDDCIVCDLCAKICPVDCITIDSIKATEAIGQTSDGTTKRLYAAKFDIDMAKCMYCGLCTVVCPTECIVMTDNYDKTVFDLGKLTYHFSDMTAEEADEKRALLEKQNAEKQAAKLAAMKKNDPQ; encoded by the coding sequence GTGGCGGGTATATGTAATGAACTAAGATTGATAGGCAAACCATTAAACGGATTACTAACGGCTTGGAAAGGTTTATCCCTTACCATACAGCATGCGTTTGGATTTAAAAAGCGCGAGACAGCTTTTGTAAGCGAGCCTAACTATTTCGACAAGCAAAATGGTACTGCCACTATAGAATATCCTGCTCAAAAGTTGCCCGTGCCCGAAGTTGGGCGTTACCAGTTGGACGTGGAAATGGACGATTGCATTGTATGCGATCTATGCGCCAAAATTTGCCCGGTCGATTGTATTACCATTGATTCCATCAAAGCTACTGAAGCCATAGGCCAAACATCTGACGGTACCACCAAGCGCCTTTATGCCGCGAAGTTTGATATTGACATGGCTAAGTGCATGTATTGCGGCCTTTGCACAGTAGTGTGCCCAACTGAGTGTATTGTGATGACCGACAATTACGACAAAACAGTATTCGACTTGGGTAAATTAACTTATCACTTCTCTGATATGACAGCGGAAGAGGCAGATGAAAAGCGTGCATTACTGGAAAAGCAAAATGCCGAGAAACAGGCCGCCAAATTAGCCGCCATGAAAAAGAACGACCCGCAATGA
- the murI gene encoding glutamate racemase: MLTNGPIGVFDSGIGGLTVFGSIAKLLPQYDYVYLGDNKRSPYGDRTFNTIHEYTWECVQWLFKQGCPLVILACNTASAKALRTIQQKDLKDDYADRRVLGVIRPTAEVIGDYSSSKKIGVLGTAGTVQSGSYKLEINKFFPDLKVYQQACPLWVPLIENGEYNKPGSDYFVRLYLDELMAQSPDIDTLLLACTHYPLLQDRIQAALPQHIKVVGQGEIVAHSLADYLQRHPEMETKITRGGTRNFFTTTDDTEQFDKTASIFFPDAVKAGFVNVEG, encoded by the coding sequence ATGTTGACAAACGGGCCGATTGGAGTTTTTGATTCGGGAATAGGCGGATTAACCGTTTTCGGCTCCATCGCGAAACTATTGCCGCAATACGACTATGTTTATCTGGGCGATAACAAGCGATCGCCATACGGCGACCGCACTTTCAACACCATACACGAGTATACTTGGGAATGTGTGCAGTGGCTATTTAAACAAGGCTGCCCCTTAGTGATTTTAGCTTGCAACACGGCTTCTGCAAAAGCATTACGCACTATTCAGCAAAAAGACTTAAAAGATGATTATGCCGATAGGCGCGTTTTGGGCGTTATTCGCCCCACGGCAGAAGTAATAGGTGATTACTCATCATCAAAAAAGATCGGGGTTTTAGGGACAGCCGGCACCGTGCAATCGGGATCGTACAAATTAGAGATCAATAAATTTTTTCCAGATTTAAAAGTTTATCAACAGGCTTGCCCGCTGTGGGTACCATTGATCGAAAATGGCGAGTACAATAAGCCGGGCTCGGATTATTTTGTGAGATTATATCTGGATGAATTGATGGCCCAATCACCCGATATCGACACCCTGCTATTGGCTTGTACACATTATCCGCTGCTTCAAGACAGGATACAAGCAGCTTTGCCACAACACATTAAAGTAGTTGGTCAGGGAGAAATTGTTGCGCACAGTTTGGCAGATTATCTACAACGCCACCCCGAAATGGAAACGAAGATCACCAGGGGTGGTACCCGTAATTTTTTCACCACCACAGATGATACGGAGCAATTCGATAAAACAGCCTCTATCTTTTTCCCCGATGCTGTGAAGGCGGGATTTGTAAATGTGGAAGGATAG